In Bacillota bacterium, one DNA window encodes the following:
- a CDS encoding pyridine nucleotide transhydrogenase has translation MGEELVIAIYLLVLAAIAGYEVITKVPPILHTPLMSGTNAISGVVVIGALLVTLSNEPGLLQGLGFLAIILATINVVGGFLVTDRMLGMFKRREGDKR, from the coding sequence ATGGGAGAAGAGCTGGTCATCGCAATCTACTTGCTCGTTCTGGCCGCAATTGCGGGCTATGAGGTCATTACGAAAGTGCCCCCGATTTTGCACACGCCGCTCATGTCGGGCACCAACGCCATTTCGGGCGTCGTCGTCATCGGCGCGTTGCTGGTGACGTTGTCCAATGAGCCGGGCCTCCTGCAAGGTCTGGGGTTCTTGGCCATCATCCTGGCTACTATCAACGTCGTCGGCGGCTTTTTGGTCACCGACCGGATGCTGGGCATGTTCAAGCGGCGGGAAGGTGACAAGCGGTGA
- a CDS encoding NAD synthetase yields the protein MSEVIWVEAIYIVAAVLFLLGIKRLGSPATARSGNIMAAIGALLAIGSTFFYAGNLNYVVIVLALAIGSLIGAVWAYKVPMTAMPQTVALFNGFGGGASALIAIAEYLRVRMAGLPFDPYSALSIGFGGAVGALTFSGSVIAFAKLQELMDGRPTVYKYQNETNMIMMAATVILWIAMAFYPSPWVFTLVMLLPFIVGVTGVIRIGGADMPVVISLLNSFSGVAMAGAGFIIHNSILIVAGATVGASGLILTEIMARAMNRTLGNILFSAFGSEVAAVGQAQEKAVRSVTPEEAAMVLAYAQSVIVVPGYGLAVAQAQHDLAELGALLEKRGISVKYAIHPVAGRMPGHMNVLLAEANVPYDKLYDLDEINHEFERTDVVIVIGANDVVNPDARTNPDSPLYGMPILDADKAKSVLVLKRSMNPGFSGVDNPLFYLEKTMMLFGDAKKSVVALVNEIKNL from the coding sequence ATAAGTGAAGTCATTTGGGTCGAGGCCATATACATCGTCGCGGCGGTACTGTTCTTGCTCGGCATCAAGCGGCTCGGGTCGCCGGCGACGGCTCGGTCGGGCAACATCATGGCGGCCATCGGCGCTTTGCTGGCCATCGGTTCGACGTTCTTCTACGCGGGCAACCTGAACTACGTAGTGATCGTCCTGGCGCTGGCCATCGGTTCCCTCATCGGCGCGGTGTGGGCGTACAAGGTCCCGATGACCGCCATGCCGCAGACGGTCGCGCTGTTTAACGGCTTCGGCGGCGGCGCTTCGGCGCTCATCGCGATCGCCGAGTACTTGCGCGTGCGCATGGCGGGCCTTCCGTTTGACCCGTACAGCGCCCTGAGCATCGGGTTCGGCGGCGCGGTCGGCGCGTTGACGTTTTCGGGCAGCGTCATCGCGTTCGCCAAGCTGCAGGAACTGATGGACGGCCGGCCCACCGTCTATAAGTACCAGAACGAGACCAACATGATCATGATGGCGGCCACGGTCATTCTGTGGATCGCCATGGCGTTCTATCCGAGCCCGTGGGTGTTCACGCTGGTGATGCTGCTGCCGTTTATCGTGGGCGTCACGGGGGTTATCCGCATCGGCGGCGCGGACATGCCGGTCGTCATTTCGCTCCTGAACTCGTTCTCCGGCGTGGCCATGGCCGGCGCGGGCTTCATCATCCACAACAGCATCCTGATCGTGGCGGGCGCCACGGTCGGCGCTTCGGGTCTCATCCTGACGGAGATTATGGCGCGGGCCATGAACCGGACGCTGGGCAACATCTTGTTCAGCGCCTTCGGCTCCGAAGTGGCTGCAGTGGGCCAGGCGCAGGAGAAGGCGGTCCGGTCCGTCACCCCCGAGGAAGCAGCCATGGTGCTGGCCTATGCCCAATCGGTCATCGTGGTGCCGGGTTACGGCTTGGCGGTGGCGCAGGCGCAGCATGATTTGGCGGAGCTGGGTGCGCTGCTGGAGAAGCGCGGCATCTCGGTCAAGTACGCCATTCACCCGGTGGCGGGCCGCATGCCGGGCCACATGAACGTGCTGCTGGCCGAGGCCAACGTGCCGTACGACAAGCTGTACGATCTCGATGAGATCAACCACGAGTTCGAGCGCACCGACGTCGTCATCGTCATCGGCGCCAACGACGTGGTGAACCCGGACGCGCGCACGAATCCGGACAGCCCGCTGTACGGCATGCCGATTCTGGATGCGGACAAAGCCAAGAGCGTGCTGGTCCTCAAGCGCAGCATGAATCCGGGCTTCTCCGGCGTCGACAACCCGCTGTTCTACCTGGAGAAGACGATGATGCTCTTTGGCGACGCCAAGAAGTCGGTCGTCGCGCTGGTGAACGAGATCAAGAACTTGTAA
- a CDS encoding NAD(P)(+) transhydrogenase (Re/Si-specific) subunit alpha yields the protein MRIAVAKEIVKGERRVALVPDGVAKLKAAGFTVAVQKGAGEAAFFSDADYEKAGAELVEDKRKLWGEADIVLKVQRPVMDEELGVHEVELPKEGGVLVGMLNTLYEPQIAKRLAERNVTGIGLEAIPRIARAQSMDVLSSMASIAGYRATIIAAYHLSRYMPLLITAAGTVAPARGLILGAGVAGLQAIATARRLGAVLEAFDVRPQVKEEVQSLGATFVEVDYGVDTVAEGGYAKELPPDALERQRAAIHERIRGVDFVISTAAVPGKRAPLLITKEMVRDMKPGSVIVDIAAETGGNCELTKPGETVVVNGVTIIGAVNLPSDMATVASQFFSRNVTNLLLHMTKDGRLTFDFNDTITAGVVITHAGEVRHEPTKALLSKKE from the coding sequence ATGAGAATCGCCGTGGCAAAAGAAATCGTCAAAGGAGAGCGCCGGGTGGCGCTGGTGCCGGACGGCGTCGCGAAGCTGAAAGCCGCGGGATTCACCGTGGCGGTGCAGAAAGGCGCGGGCGAAGCGGCCTTCTTCAGCGACGCGGACTATGAAAAGGCCGGCGCGGAGTTGGTCGAGGACAAGCGGAAGCTGTGGGGCGAGGCCGACATCGTCCTGAAAGTGCAGCGCCCGGTCATGGATGAAGAGTTGGGCGTGCACGAGGTGGAGCTGCCCAAAGAAGGCGGCGTGCTGGTCGGCATGCTGAACACGCTCTACGAGCCGCAGATCGCCAAGCGGCTCGCGGAGCGCAACGTGACGGGCATCGGCTTGGAGGCCATTCCCCGCATCGCGCGGGCGCAGAGCATGGACGTTCTCTCCTCGATGGCGTCCATCGCCGGCTACCGGGCGACCATCATCGCAGCGTACCACCTGTCCCGGTACATGCCGCTGCTCATCACCGCGGCGGGCACGGTGGCGCCGGCCAGGGGCCTCATCCTCGGCGCGGGCGTCGCGGGCTTGCAGGCCATCGCGACGGCGCGGCGGCTGGGCGCGGTGCTGGAGGCGTTCGACGTGCGGCCGCAGGTGAAGGAAGAAGTCCAGAGCCTGGGCGCGACGTTCGTTGAAGTCGACTACGGCGTCGACACCGTGGCCGAGGGCGGCTACGCCAAGGAGCTGCCGCCGGACGCGCTGGAGCGGCAGCGGGCGGCCATTCACGAGCGCATCCGCGGCGTGGACTTCGTCATTTCCACCGCGGCGGTTCCGGGCAAGCGGGCGCCGCTGCTCATCACGAAAGAGATGGTCCGGGACATGAAGCCGGGCTCGGTCATCGTGGACATCGCCGCGGAGACGGGCGGCAACTGCGAGCTGACCAAGCCGGGCGAGACGGTGGTCGTGAACGGCGTCACCATCATCGGTGCGGTGAATCTGCCCAGCGACATGGCGACGGTAGCGAGCCAGTTCTTCTCTCGCAACGTCACCAACCTGCTGCTGCACATGACGAAGGACGGCCGGCTGACGTTCGACTTCAACGACACCATCACGGCGGGCGTCGTCATCACCCACGCCGGCGAGGTGCGCCACGAGCCGACGAAAGCGCTGCTGTCGAAGAAGGAGTGA
- the asnB gene encoding asparagine synthase (glutamine-hydrolyzing) has protein sequence MCGIAGWIDRRGDARNAPETAQAMQQTLVGRGPDAGGIYLSQACALVHRRLEVVDPASCGQPLGRQVGEKTYVITCDGELYNGDELQAELESLGWRFSTRSDAEALLAAYIHWGPECLSRLNGVFAFAVWDEAAQTLFLARDRLGVKPLFFADLGDCFVFGSEPKALLAHPRVRPVVDAEGLAEVFALGPARTPGHGVYRDIREVKPGHCVTASPQGVVHRRYWRLESRPHEDDLDTTAERVRELLDEAVRRRAAASAPICTLLSGGLDSSAVTAFAAAACAERGVGPLPTYSVDYAGNAQHFQPSAYQPDADAPYIELMARRFGTAHRTVLLDARALAEALPAAVRARDLPGMADVDTSLYLFCREIGKEAAVALSGEGADEVFGGYPWFHREELLWADTFPWSRAVAWRASWLAPWLREKIRPEEYAAQRYRESLAEVPHLPGEPPRERRLREVAYLSLTWFMATLLNRQDRMSMAAGLAVRVPFADHRLVEYVWNVPWAMKNCDGREKGLLRRALAGVLPGAILQRRKSPYPKTHQPEYAEAVRRGLLDILGDPASPLAPLLDVPAVRGIASAGPTAAEPWFGQLMAGPQFCAYLIEVDLWLREYKVELQI, from the coding sequence ATGTGCGGAATCGCCGGTTGGATTGACCGCCGGGGCGACGCGCGCAACGCGCCCGAAACCGCCCAGGCGATGCAACAGACGCTGGTTGGCCGGGGCCCCGACGCGGGAGGCATTTATCTTTCGCAGGCGTGCGCGCTGGTGCACCGCCGCCTCGAGGTGGTGGATCCGGCGAGCTGCGGCCAGCCGCTGGGCAGGCAGGTCGGCGAGAAGACCTACGTCATCACCTGCGACGGCGAGTTGTACAACGGCGACGAGCTGCAGGCGGAGCTGGAAAGCCTGGGCTGGCGCTTTTCCACCCGCTCCGACGCCGAAGCGCTGCTGGCGGCCTACATCCACTGGGGCCCTGAATGCCTGTCGCGGCTCAACGGCGTTTTCGCCTTCGCGGTCTGGGATGAGGCGGCGCAGACGCTGTTTCTCGCCCGCGACCGGCTGGGCGTCAAACCGTTGTTTTTCGCCGACCTGGGCGATTGCTTCGTGTTCGGCTCCGAGCCCAAGGCGCTGCTCGCGCACCCGCGGGTGCGGCCGGTGGTGGACGCGGAAGGGCTGGCGGAAGTGTTTGCCCTGGGGCCGGCGCGTACGCCCGGGCACGGTGTGTACCGCGATATCCGCGAGGTGAAGCCGGGACACTGCGTGACCGCCTCGCCGCAAGGCGTCGTCCACCGCCGCTACTGGCGCCTGGAAAGCCGCCCGCACGAGGACGATCTGGACACGACGGCCGAACGGGTGCGAGAGCTGTTGGACGAAGCCGTCCGGCGCCGAGCGGCGGCCAGCGCGCCCATCTGCACGCTGCTGTCCGGAGGCCTGGACTCCAGCGCCGTCACGGCCTTCGCCGCCGCAGCCTGCGCGGAACGGGGAGTGGGCCCGCTGCCGACGTATTCCGTGGACTACGCCGGCAACGCGCAGCATTTCCAGCCCAGCGCCTACCAACCCGACGCCGACGCCCCCTACATCGAGCTCATGGCGAGGCGCTTCGGCACCGCCCACCGCACGGTGCTCCTCGATGCCCGCGCGCTAGCCGAGGCGCTGCCGGCGGCCGTGCGCGCCCGCGACTTGCCCGGCATGGCCGACGTCGACACGTCGCTGTACCTGTTCTGCCGCGAGATCGGGAAAGAAGCGGCCGTTGCCCTCTCGGGCGAGGGCGCGGACGAAGTTTTCGGCGGCTATCCGTGGTTTCACCGGGAAGAGCTGCTGTGGGCCGATACGTTCCCGTGGTCGCGCGCGGTCGCTTGGCGGGCATCGTGGCTGGCGCCGTGGCTGCGAGAGAAAATCCGGCCGGAAGAGTACGCGGCGCAGCGCTACCGGGAAAGCCTGGCGGAAGTGCCACACCTGCCCGGAGAGCCGCCCCGCGAGCGCCGCCTGCGCGAAGTGGCCTATTTGAGCCTCACGTGGTTCATGGCGACGCTGCTCAACCGCCAAGACCGCATGAGCATGGCCGCGGGCCTGGCGGTACGGGTGCCGTTCGCGGACCACCGGCTGGTGGAGTACGTGTGGAACGTGCCGTGGGCGATGAAAAACTGCGACGGGCGGGAGAAAGGCCTGCTGCGGCGGGCGCTGGCGGGCGTGCTTCCCGGCGCGATCTTGCAGCGGCGCAAGAGCCCGTACCCGAAGACCCACCAGCCGGAGTATGCCGAGGCGGTGCGCCGCGGGCTGCTGGACATCCTGGGCGACCCGGCCTCGCCCCTGGCACCCCTGCTCGACGTGCCCGCCGTGCGCGGCATAGCCTCCGCCGGCCCGACGGCGGCCGAGCCCTGGTTCGGGCAGCTGATGGCCGGCCCGCAGTTTTGCGCGTATTTGATCGAGGTCGATCTGTGGCTGCGGGAGTACAAGGTGGAGCTGCAAATATAG